The following proteins come from a genomic window of Populus nigra chromosome 6, ddPopNigr1.1, whole genome shotgun sequence:
- the LOC133697737 gene encoding uncharacterized protein LOC133697737 → MTLSRFLLSKPVLHFHASGIAKSTRWLSSSYSSSNGGTQCLSRVKGVEGGKENEHMEMHLKDLPKVKEVEMKVGGSWYSLKNIFTNFKDRMFRHPQSHKQTSRDTTLSAVDSAASEVIATQTGVSKHIAESGGSDNVLKSSEIPTDSNSRREYFNTCNISLTRETPLEDAVNTTASDAMEIHGSPDNIKHDEHDSTIVQAASAIISDDPKEVMLENGKRLLEEATFGTVVESNNNQEEAGNLVSLADHLFDNAFDTRQNKSAKESASIRKEKCQLEKKTATLVERVNIDGSKLDERPPLSDVSQEDDGLVNLFKMSVSNKTAAETGRVNGDLFTPSISFSNHDGKSLKKEESPFDFEGLYGHIKMLRLVTAQDNAILKSNAESRKTVLKDRAVSKNSKKRSKIKKEQSAKTMTKDEGGNLDIAEKDHFKLEKTPQAPLETSEKDSNQTPLTSLADGDTENKLLLRFLHKDVGDGDIISCFRNCGPISKIEKVSSVKGSNLFDDAFLHFERRQGLHKALEKPEVLIKNSNAFIDDTASRICIPNLIGDIDIPVALVKHPTRTVEIKQLTNDISSDQLKEALSFWRSGINGFFLGASSSNAYVEFESEDAKERALAKHFLQVSGKQLSIFRVDAPRTTVVRILNINPQCRSNVLTICKSFGKLWRMKLRHENIADVYFKIDEWPNMLNILNSLNGLEADGSRWVAQPASIFPPIILQALWNHPDERRHVITSMQRLLKKLEHPMDTAELNNLAARFCGDSL, encoded by the exons ATGACTCTCTCTCGTTTCCTACTCTCAAAACCAGTCTTGCATTTCCACGCAAGTG GAATCGCGAAATCAACAAGATGGctctcttcttcttattcttcttcaaaCGGAGGGACCCAATGTTTATCACGCGTGAAGGGAGTGGAGGGGGGCAAGGAGAATGA ACACATGGAAATGCATCTGAAAGACTTGCCAAAAGTGAAAGAAGTTGAAATGAAAGTGGGTGGATCATGGTATTCTCTGAAAAACATCTTTACTAATTTTAAGGACCGAATGTTCAGACATCCTCAAAGTCACAAGCAAACTAGCAGAGATACAACACTTTCTGCAGTTGACTCTGCTGCATCTGAGGTTATCGCAACACAAACTGGTGTTAGTAAACATATTGCTGAATCTGGGGGGTCTGATAATGTACTTAAGTCATCAGAAATCCCAACAGACTCCAACAGCAGAAGAGAGTATTTCAACACATGCAACATCTCACTTACAAGGGAGACACCTCTAGAAGATGCGGTTAATACAACAGCTTCTGATGCTATGGAGATACATGGATCTCCTGATAATATTAAGCATGATGAGCATGATAGTACTATTGTTCAAGCAGCAAGTGCCATAATTTCAGATGATCCAAAGGAGGTCATGCTTGAAAATGGGAAGAGGCTGCTTGAGGAGGCGACATTTGGAACAGTTGTTGAATCAAACAATAATCAGGAGGAGGCTGGGAACCTAGTTTCTTTGGCAGATCACTTATTTGATAATGCTTTTGATACAAGGCAGAACAAAAGTGCAAAAGAATCAGCTTCAATCAGAAAGGAAAAATGTCAACTTGAGAAGAAAACAGCCACACTTGTTGAAAGAGTGAACATAGATGGCTCTAAATTGGATGAAAGACCTCCGTTATCTGATGTTTCTCAAGAGGATGATGGATTAGTGAACTTGTTTAAAATGTCAGTGAGTAACAAAACAGCAGCAGAAACGGGTAGAGTAAATGGTGATCTTTTTACACCGAGTATATCTTTCAGTAATCATGATGGAAAATCactgaaaaaagaagagagccCATTTGATTTCGAAGGATTATATGGCCACATTAAGATGCTGCGACTGGTTACAGCTCAGGACAACGCCATTCTCAAGTCCAATGCTGAAAGCAGAAAAACTGTTTTGAAAGACCGTGCTGTTAGCAAGAATAGTAAGAAGAGaagtaaaataaagaaagagcaGAGTGCTAAAACCATGACAAAAGACGAGGGTGGTAATTTGGATATTGCAGAAAAGGATCactttaaattagaaaaaactcCACAAGCTCCTCTTGAAACTAGCGAAAAAGATTCAAATCAAACTCCTTTAACATCTTTGGCAGACGGAGATacagaaaacaaattattgcTCAGATTCTTGCACAAAGATGTTGGGGACGGTGatataatttcttgttttaggaATTGCGGGCCTATTTCAAAGATTGAAAAGGTTTCGTCTGTCAAAGGGAGCAATTTGTTTGATGATGCTTTTTTACATTTCGAG AGAAGGCAAGGTTTGCATAAAGCTCTCGAGAAGCCCGAGGTCTTGATCAAGAATTCAAACGCCTTCATTGATGACACAGCTAGCCGAATTTGTATTCCTAACCTGATTGGTGATATTGACATTCCAGTTGCCCTAGTGAAACATCCCACCCGTACAGTTGAGATAAAGCAGCTGACTAATGATATTAGCTCAGATCAGCTGAAGGAAGCTCTCTCCTTCTGGAGGAGTGGCATTAATGGCTTCTTTTTGGGAGCTTCAAGTTCCAATGCCTATGTGGAGTTTGAG AGTGAAGATGCCAAAGAGAGGGCACTGGCAAAGCATTTCTTACAGGTATCAGGAAAGCAGCTTTCAATTTTCAGAGTTGATGCACCAAGAACAACAGTTGTAAGAATCCTAAATATCAATCCACAATGTCGTTCTAATGTCCTCACGATTTGCAAATCTTTTGGGAAACTCTGGAGGATGAAGCTGAGACATGAGAACATTGCGGATGTGTATTTCAAGATTGATGAATGGCCtaacatgttaaatattttgaatag TTTGAATGGATTGGAAGCGGATGGCAGCCGGTGGGTTGCTCAGCCTGCTTCCATCTTTCCTCCTATAATTTTGCAAGCCCTCTGGAACCACCCAGATGAAAGAAGACACGTCATTACATCAATGCAACGCTTATTGAAGAAACTTGAGCATCCTATGGACACAGCTGAATTAAACAATCTGGCAGCAAGGTTTTGTGGCGATAGCCTTTGA
- the LOC133696973 gene encoding cysteine-rich receptor-like protein kinase 44, with product MDRPSLVSLFSRILVTLCFGIAQPQQFCSNKGTYSVNSTYSNNLNLLLSSLPSSIAENGIFYKATGGQGPDKVYALALCREDLPSEKCYSCVNTTSQGIKQQCPNQKEALVWTDSNCLVRYANRDIFAKMEEIPPFCVTNPNDFSGDFAKFNETLHDLMEKLITQASSGPKFATGYVNFTKPIYGLVQCTPDISERDCRICLQKGMEEMESCAGGREGGRILSPSCIVWFELFRFYIPAGTVDAPLQFPPGAAILPPQPPSPPSPANVSHLNESRNKIGIIIVAAVASLVTLITIICALFLWRRMKQKVENDDEMRMLESLEFNFSTLKIATDEFSNDNKLGQGGFGSVYKGVLPNGQEIAVKRLSGLSSQGEVEFKNEILLLAKLQHRNLVSLVGFCSEGQERILVYEFLGNGSLDNFIFDPIKSTQLNWETRCRIISGIARGILYLHEDSRLRIIHRDLKASNVLLDEEMNPKVSDFGLARQFQPDQTQRITSRVAGTYGYMAPEYALQNRFSVKSDVFSFGVLVLEIVTGKKNSWLSNSEEIELLLIHVWRNWREGTATNLIDETLRGSPVSDVMRFLHIGLLCVQENVSGRPTMAAVVPMLNSHSWSLPSPSRPAFLLDSNTDTGLPSLESDTGTTKQDQSTENTQGTAYLSPN from the exons ATGGACCGTCCAAGTTTGGTTTCCCTCTTTTCTCGTATTCTCGTTACTCTTTGTTTTGGAATTGCACAACCGCAACAATTTTGTTCCAACAAGGGAACCTATTCTGTAAATAGTACCTACAGCAATAATCTCAATCTACTACTCTCTTCTCTCCCTTCAAGCATAGCAGAGAATGGTATCTTCTACAAAGCCACAGGAGGCCAAGGCCCTGACAAAGTCTATGCTCTGGCCCTTTGTAGAGAAGATCTTCCCTCAGAAAAATGCTACAGTTGCGTTAACACTACTAGCCAAGGCATTAAACAGCAGTGTCCTAATCAAAAAGAAGCACTCGTGTGGACGGATTCTAATTGCCTGGTAAGGTATGCGAACCGTGATATTTTCGCCAAGATGGAGGAAATACCTCCCTTCTGCGTAACCAATCCGAATGATTTCTCTGGAGATTTTGCTAAATTCAACGAGACACTACATGATTTGATGGAGAAACTTATAACTCAGGCTTCTTCGGGTCCCAAGTTTGCAACAGGATATGTGAACTTCACAAAACCGATATATGGTCTGGTGCAATGTACCCCTGATATATCAGAGCGTGATTGCAGAATTTGTCTACAGAAGGGAATGGAAGAAATGGAAAGCTGTGCTGGTGGACGCGAAGGAGGAAGAATTCTTAGTCCAAGTTGCATAGTTTGGTTTGAGCTATTTCGTTTTTATATCCCTGCTGGTACTGTAGATGCTCCGCTACAATTTCCTCCAGGCGCGGCTATCTTACCTCCTCAGCCACCATCTCCTCCAAGTCCCGCTAACGTATCCCATCTCAACGAGTCAA GAAACAAGATTGGTATTATCATTGTTGCGGCTGTAGCCAGCTTAGTTACCCTTATCACAATCATTTGTGCTCTTTTCCTATGGAGAAGGATGAAGCAGAAAGTTGAGA atgatgatgagatGAGAATGCTAGAATCCTTGGAATTCAACTTCAGTACCTTGAAAATAGCAACAGATGAATTCAGCAATGATAATAAGCTTGGACAAGGTGGATTTGGTTCAGTTTACAAG GGAGTGCTTCCAAATGGACAAGAAATTGCTGTCAAAAGGCTATCCGGCCTTTCTTCACAAGGTGAAGTAGAATTCAAGAATGAGATTCTGTTATTGGCTAAGCTCCAACACAGAAATCTTGTTAGCCTTGTAGGTTTTTGCTCTGAAGGACAGGAACGAATCCTTGTTTATGAGTTTTTGGGGAATGGCAGCCTTGATAACTTCATATTTG ATCCAATCAAGAGCACCCAACTGAATTGGGAAACAAGGTGCAGAATCATCAGTGGCATTGCTAGAGGAATTCTTTATCTTCATGAAGATTCTCGTCTTAGGATCATTCATCGTGACCTGAAAGCTAGCAATGTCTTGTTAGATGAAGAGATGAATCCTAAAGTTTCAGATTTTGGCTTGGCAAGGCAGTTTCAACCGGATCAAACCCAGCGCATTACCAGCAGAGTTGCGGGGACCTA CGGCTACATGGCTCCAGAATATGCCTTGCAAAATCGATTCTCAGTGAAATCTGACGTCTTCAGTTTTGGAGTGTTGGTTCTAGAGATAGTAACTGGTAAGAAAAACAGCTGGCTGAGCAATTCGGAGGAAATAGAGCTCCTTCTAATCCAT GTATGGAGAAATTGGAGAGAAGGAACAGCTACGAACCTGATTGACGAAACATTGAGGGGCAGTCCAGTAAGTGATGTAATGAGATTCTTACACATAGGTTTATTGTGTGTTCAAGAGAATGTGTCAGGTAGACCCACCATGGCTGCTGTTGTTCCTATGCTCAATAGCCACTCCTGGAGTCTCCCATCACCTTCACGACCTGCGTTTCTTTTGGACAGTAACACAGACACGGGCTTGCCTTCATTAGAATCCGATACAGGAACTACTAAGCAGGACCAATCCACAGAAAACACACAAGGGACAGCATATCTGTCtccaaattga
- the LOC133697683 gene encoding putative protein phosphatase 2C-like protein 44, with protein MGLKDHVKLKAFRLKRFLLGNGQKKRTAHMAKKASWMMPISHGYHVVEDQSFKGGADESDSDRVVVQREQIEELELWFFGISDAQIGHGVIKYLQSHLLDRNPKEIRRKSKEMMRKAYLAARAKIRETQKSDETWKAGSASVIVFNREKLLTANMGDFRVVVCRDGVAHQMKSKHQRTAKRLWSHRLLSGRILSWKSSNAASTKQSKGSELLVGAERIDSDTEFVIIGSTGIWEAMNNQEAVNLIGHLEDPQEAAECLAKEALTRMSKSNISCIVIRFD; from the exons ATGGGACTCAAAGATCATGTAAAGCTCAAG GCATTTCGGCTAAAGCGCTTTCTCCTTGGAAATGGGCAAAAGAAAAGAACGGCTCATATGGCTAAGAAGGCTTCATGGATGATGCCAATATCTCATGGATATCATGTTGTGGAGGATCAGTCATTTAAAGGTGGTGCAGATGAGTCAGACTCTGACCGTGTTGTGGTTCAAAGAGAGCAAATAGAGGAGCTAGAGTTGTGGTTCTTCGGAATTTCAGATGCACAAATTGGACATGGAGTCATCAAGTATCTGCAATCCCACCTGCTTGATAGGAACCCCAAGGAG ATAAGGAGAAAGAGTAAGGAGATGATGAGAAAAGCCTATCTTGCTGCAAGAGCAAAGATCAGGGAGACACAGAAGTCAGATGAAACATGGAAAGCAGGTTCAGCATCTGTTATAGTGTTCAACAGAGAGAAACTTTTGACGGCCAACATGGGTGACTTTAGAGTTGTAGTGTGCAGAGACGGTGTGGCTCATCAGATGAAAAGCAAGCACCAGCGAACAGCCAAAAGGCTTTGGTCTCATAGGCTCCTTTCCG GACGCATATTATCATGGAAATCCAGCAACGCAGCAAGCACCAAGCAATCTAAAGGCTCTGAGCTTCTTGTTGGCGCTGAAAGGATTGACTCTGATACTGAGTTTGTCATCATAGGAAGCACTGGCATATGGGAG GCTATGAATAATCAAGAAGCAGTAAATCTCATCGGACACTTGGAGGATCCCCAGGAAGCTGCCGAGTGTCTGGCAAAGGAGGCTCTAACTAGAATGAGCAAAAGCAACATTTCATGCATTGTTATTCGCTTTGATTAA
- the LOC133697739 gene encoding large ribosomal subunit protein eL14z-like codes for MPFKRYVEIGRVGLVNYGKEYGRIVVIVDVIDQNRALVDAPDMVRSQMNFKRISLTDIKIDINRVPKKKALIEAMEKADVKNKWENSSWGRRLIVQKRRAALNDFDRFKLMLAKIKRGGLIRQELAKLKKESAA; via the exons ATG CCTTTCAAGAGATACGTGGAGATCGGGAGGGTAGGTCTCGTCAACTATGGCAAAGAATACGGCAGGATCGTTGTTATCGTTGATGTCATCGACCAGAACCGC GCTCTGGTTGATGCCCCAGATATGGTGAGGAGCCAAATGAACTTCAAGAGAATCTCACTCACCGATATCAAGATTGATATTAACCGGGTTCCAAAGAAGAAGGCTTTGATTGAAGCCATGGAGAAGGCTG ATGTTAAGAACAAGTGGGAGAATAGCTCTTGGGGCAGAAGGCTGATTGTTCAGAAGAGAAGGGCAGCTCTCAATGACTTTGATCGGTTCAAGTTGATGTTGGCTAAGATCAAG AGGGGTGGATTGATCAGGCAAGAACTTGCGAAGTTGAAGAAAGAAAGTGCTGCTTAA